The DNA sequence cggaagaaaatctcacaaatacagatataaaacactcccaaaacctagtgcCACTGAGTACCtgagcatctaatataaatacaaagtctgactgataaacactgtctgaaagtatagtatagtacaataactgaaagaaagagagacaaggtcagcggactccaggcaactaccttgatagtctccaactgatagcactcttaGATCTAACAGTTGCTgtatccgaaagcacctggatctgcacacgaggtgcagagtgtagtatgagtacaaacaacacaataagtaacaagactaacctctgggctaaaaGTAGTGGCGAGCTCCGGAGGTACAGTCCattataaataatggtacaaaatgtaggcatgctttcaagttcagcaCTTAAAcccaatacaagtgaaatagatcaatactacatgatatgaggaatatgacatctcagtagaaaagaCCTCAGGTAAATACTGGTTACAAATTATtcagtcactcggtactgtttacggccaatccagcccagggatattccatcccgtatatatatatatacacatcgactgacagtgagtcactcagtaccgtataaggctaatccagccctggggtaatgtatccccaaatgtaaatgatacggacaagatccatgtccaggaaaatttcatcacaatatatataaataagtaaggcaagtccatgctctGGGAAGTccagcttgtggatgatagggagtcatgactttatgagtaacaccatacttgctaagtaaagtgtcgaaagccttgttgcaaaaaatGTGACCCCTCATCGCTTATAATAGCTCGCGGAGTAtaaaaccttgtgaaaatattcttcttcaagaataccaccacacttcttgcttcattgttgggcagaGCAATGACCTCCACCCATTTGGATACATAATCCAccgtgaccaagatgtaggtgtttccacaagaactcataaaaggacccatgaagtcaacaccctacacatcaaaaatatcaatctcctaaatggtggtgagaggcatttcatttttctttgagattccaccggcccgttgacattcatcacatatttTCACTAGCATCcctgtaaagagtgggccaatagaacccacaacttagcacttttgctgccgttcttgctccaccatgatgaccaccatatggcgaagaatgacaagccccaagaatttcacattgctcttcttctggtatacatcttctaatcacctcaTCCATACAAATCCgtaaaaggtatggttcatcccaataataatattgacaatcccgtttgagcttcttcctttggtttgaagagaactcatccgggatgataccACACATAAGGAAATTTTCTAGATCCGCAAACCATggaacctccttcattgaaatggccaagagttgctcatcggggaaagagtcaatgatttcaaggccatcatgcggcctcccctcctcctccaaacgagacaagtggt is a window from the Nicotiana tomentosiformis chromosome 10, ASM39032v3, whole genome shotgun sequence genome containing:
- the LOC138900082 gene encoding uncharacterized protein, translated to MAPKLEDLGAFIIPCTIGSAEFVKALYDLRILAIGFAIEKFHPYLMSAKVIVHTDHAALRYVMSKKDSKARLMRWVLLLQEFDIDTQDRKYSENQVADHLSRLEEEGRPHDGLEIIDSFPDEQLLAISMKEVPWFADLENFLMCGIIPDEFSSNQRKKLKRDCQYYYWDEPYLLRICMDEVIRRCIPEEEQCEILGACHSSPYGGHHGGARTAAKVLSCGFYWPTLYRDASENM